A single genomic interval of Helianthus annuus cultivar XRQ/B chromosome 13, HanXRQr2.0-SUNRISE, whole genome shotgun sequence harbors:
- the LOC110898291 gene encoding lipid phosphate phosphatase gamma — MSNQLRAVTLTHVRYHKGDQFGHFLAWISLVPVFISLGGFVSHFLFRRELQGMFFALGLTISQFINEVIKTSVQQARPETCILLESCDSHGWPSSHSQYMFFFATYFTLLTYKKMGVLFRKQMLLVAFVVWPLAVLTMYSRVYLGYHTVAQVFAGAGLGVFLGGVWFWVVNNLLRGLFPVIEESFFGRLFYVKDTSHIPNLLKFEYDNARAARRHSSYKRSE; from the coding sequence ATGTCAAACCAACTGAGAGCCGTAACCCTAACCCACGTTCGCTACCACAAAGGCGACCAATTCGGCCACTTTCTCGCATGGATCTCACTAGTCCCAGTGTTCATCAGCCTCGGTGGTTTCGTCTCCCACTTCCTCTTCCGCCGTGAGCTCCAAGGTATGTTCTTCGCTTTAGGCCTAACCATTTCCCAATTCATCAACGAAGTTATCAAAACTTCCGTACAACAAGCCCGGCCCGAAACCTGCATCTTGCTTGAGAGTTGCGATTCACACGGGTGGCCCTCAAGTCACTCGCAGTACATGTTCTTTTTCGCTACTTATTTCACTTTACTCACTTACAAAAAGATGGGGGTTTTGTTTAGAAAACAGATGCTTCTTGTGGCTTTTGTTGTGTGGCCCTTGGCGGTGTTGACGATGTATTCTCGGGTTTATTTGGGGTATCATACGGTTGCTCAGGTGTTTGCGGGTGCGGGTCTTGGGGTTTTTCTTGGTGGGGTGTGGTTTTGGGTGGTTAATAATTTGTTACGGGGGTTGTTTCCGGTGATCGAAGAGAGTTTCTTTGGTAGATTGTTTTATGTTAAGGATACGTCGCATataccgaatttgttgaagttTGAGTATGATAATGCGAGAGCTGCGCGAAGGCATTCGTCGTATAAGCGGTCGGAGTGA
- the LOC110898292 gene encoding cell number regulator 8 — MSNSEESSPLLSNQPQPTTTDETTNKSPTKTPPTPDTKTKQSPPPIAPVYGWTADGLPLTHAGANVIGEPLPRAQWDSGLFACLGHNDDFCSSDLEVCLLGSVAPCVVYGSNVERLGSAPGTFANHCLPYTGLYLIGNSLFGWNCMAPWFSYPTRTAIRRKFNLQGNWEGMSKSCGGCCDMEEEQLEQAELACDFATHVCCHPCALCQEGREIRRRVPHPGFGAQAMAVMIAPGGQTMGRH; from the exons ATGTCAAATTCCGAAGAATCAAGCCCTCTTTTATCAAACCAACctcaacccaccaccaccgatGAAACCACCAACAAATCCCCCACCAAAACCCCACCCACACCCGACACGAAGACCAAGCAATCTCCTCCACCAATTGCACCAGTTTACGGCTGGACCGCCGACGGCTTGCCGTTGACTCACGCCGGAGCTAATGTCATTGGGGAGCCGTTGCCTAGGGCTCAATGGGATTCAGGATTATTCGCTTGTCTCGGTCATAATGATGACTTCTGTAGCAGCGATCTTGAAGTTT GTCTTCTTGGGAGTGTGGCTCCTTGTGTGGTTTACGGAAGTAATGTCGAAAGGCTCGGATCGGCTCCTGGGACTTTTGCGAATCATTGTTTGCCTTATACTGGTTTGTATCTGATTGGGAATTCGTTGTTCGGGTGGAACTGTATGGCGCCTTGGTTCTCGTATCCTACTCGTACGGCGATTCGCAGGAAGTTTAATCTTCAG GGTAACTGGGAGGGAATGAGCAAATCATGTGGTGGATGCTGCGACATGGAGGAAGAACAACTGGAGCAGGCTGAGTTGGCGTGTGATTTTGCAACTCATGTTTGCTGCCACCCGTGCGCTCTTTGCCAAGAAGGTCGTGAGATTCGCCGTAGGGTTCCTCATCCTGGGTTTGGGGCCCAGGCGATGGCGGTAATGATCGCTCCTGGCGGTCAAACCATGGGCCGCCATTGA